In one window of Mobiluncus massiliensis DNA:
- a CDS encoding S16 family serine protease has protein sequence MNTDALDKGADTPAPEDSLTLESKTDSPPEVPADAPARTRSRWSLSRWVLSFALIVLGGYFLFLYSYPVVINYPGPTFDVLGKDDKQTPLIEVKGAKTYPDNNGELRMTTVSSLGGPGSMVSGWDLIVAAFSPNTTILPEEMVYPRNVSSKDIKKLGVQQMDQSQLSAEAVALESLGYDVNITWSVAEIAKDSPAAGILRKKDVVQTIARPGQTPLKVHTVEDLRKFLDTVPSGDTVELGIIRNGEAQTVSMKTAPVRKANGKIGKGSQLSIYLASDVDVPLDITFHLKDVGGPSAGTMFALGIVEQLTPEHLTGKSVIAGTGTIDLAGKVGPISGIEQKMAGAKADGAKFFLAPSENCNEVVGNIPKGLTVAKIGTFSEALDVVQKIRDGKTSELPQCTLPTQK, from the coding sequence ATGAACACCGATGCGCTGGATAAGGGAGCGGATACGCCTGCCCCCGAAGATTCACTGACGCTCGAATCCAAAACTGATTCGCCGCCAGAAGTCCCTGCTGACGCGCCCGCCCGCACCCGTTCCCGATGGTCTTTGAGCCGTTGGGTCCTGAGCTTTGCCCTCATCGTCCTGGGCGGGTATTTTCTGTTCCTCTATTCCTATCCTGTGGTCATCAACTATCCGGGACCGACCTTTGACGTGCTGGGCAAGGACGATAAGCAAACCCCCCTCATCGAGGTGAAAGGCGCGAAAACCTATCCAGACAACAACGGAGAACTGCGCATGACCACGGTTTCCTCCCTGGGGGGACCCGGCTCTATGGTCAGCGGTTGGGACCTGATTGTGGCGGCGTTTAGCCCAAATACCACCATCTTGCCCGAAGAAATGGTCTATCCCCGCAATGTCTCCAGCAAAGACATTAAGAAGCTCGGGGTGCAACAGATGGACCAATCCCAACTCTCCGCCGAAGCGGTGGCGCTGGAATCCTTGGGGTATGACGTGAACATCACCTGGTCCGTCGCCGAGATTGCCAAAGACTCGCCTGCGGCCGGCATTTTGCGTAAGAAAGACGTGGTGCAAACCATTGCCCGTCCCGGTCAAACCCCGCTGAAGGTCCACACTGTTGAGGACTTGCGCAAGTTCTTGGACACAGTGCCGAGCGGCGACACTGTTGAACTCGGTATCATCCGCAACGGTGAAGCCCAGACGGTGAGCATGAAAACCGCTCCGGTCAGGAAAGCGAACGGCAAAATCGGGAAGGGCTCGCAGCTCAGCATCTATTTAGCTTCGGACGTGGACGTTCCTCTGGACATCACTTTTCACCTTAAAGACGTGGGCGGACCTTCCGCGGGCACCATGTTTGCCCTGGGGATAGTGGAGCAGCTCACGCCCGAACACCTGACCGGGAAATCGGTCATTGCCGGGACCGGGACTATCGACCTGGCCGGTAAAGTCGGCCCCATCAGCGGAATTGAGCAAAAGATGGCGGGAGCAAAGGCTGACGGAGCCAAGTTTTTCCTGGCGCCGTCAGAGAACTGCAACGAAGTTGTGGGCAACATCCCGAAAGGACTGACGGTAGCGAAAATCGGGACATTTTCCGAAGCGCTGGACGTGGTGCAAAAGATACGCGATGGAAAGACCTCTGAGCTGCCCCAATGCACTCTCCCGACTCAGAAATAA
- the rph gene encoding ribonuclease PH: MTEMIERADGRRADQLRKVTLHMDWVSAPEGCVLVSCGNTRVLCSASLTEGVPRWRKDSGLGWVTAEYAMLPRATDTRNTRESVKGKISGRTSEISRLIGRALRASVDYTALGENTIAIDCDVLQADGGTRTASITGAWIALQRAIAVGRDNGFIPGNPTRDSVCAISVGIIDSTPRLDLPYEEDSRAETDMNVVMTGSGTLVEVQGTAEGAPFSRTELDALLDLAQAGCHDLTRLQRAAVDSAPGAVLTLTDGVIA; encoded by the coding sequence ATGACTGAGATGATTGAGCGTGCAGACGGCCGTCGGGCGGACCAGCTCCGCAAAGTGACTCTACACATGGATTGGGTCAGTGCCCCGGAAGGGTGCGTGTTGGTATCTTGCGGAAACACCCGAGTGTTGTGTTCGGCCAGCTTGACGGAAGGGGTTCCCCGGTGGCGCAAGGACTCCGGTTTGGGCTGGGTCACGGCTGAGTACGCCATGCTCCCCCGCGCTACCGATACTCGCAATACCCGCGAGTCGGTCAAGGGGAAAATCAGCGGGCGCACCTCAGAGATTTCCCGGCTCATTGGACGGGCGCTGCGTGCTTCGGTGGATTACACCGCGTTGGGTGAGAACACGATTGCGATAGACTGCGATGTTTTGCAAGCCGATGGGGGCACTCGCACCGCCTCGATTACCGGGGCTTGGATTGCCTTGCAGCGCGCCATCGCCGTGGGTAGGGACAACGGTTTTATTCCCGGCAATCCCACACGCGACTCGGTTTGTGCCATTTCCGTGGGGATCATTGATTCCACGCCGCGCCTGGATCTGCCCTACGAGGAAGATTCCCGTGCCGAAACCGACATGAATGTGGTGATGACCGGCTCAGGAACTCTGGTGGAGGTACAGGGAACCGCGGAGGGCGCGCCGTTTAGCCGCACCGAACTGGACGCTTTACTGGATTTGGCCCAGGCCGGTTGCCATGATTTGACCAGATTGCAGCGCGCGGCAGTAGACAGTGCACCCGGTGCGGTATTGACGCTAACAGATGGAGTAATCGCGTGA
- the rdgB gene encoding RdgB/HAM1 family non-canonical purine NTP pyrophosphatase: MSILTSVPDLRDKDAQKLKVPPEAQVVMATGNAHKVREVEEILRPLVPSLHPGGIVASGTLGAPEPREDGTSFSANALIKARALASLVDVPILADDSGLSVDILGGAPGIFSARWCGHHGDDRANLELLLNQLQDIDDGYRTAAFICAAVLLVPGGGTYLGNGVMGGRLVREPKGKNGFGYDPIFMADGQDVTNGELSQETKNTISHRAKAFIQIAPQLEAILGVRTRITL; this comes from the coding sequence GTGAGTATTTTGACTTCTGTGCCGGATTTACGGGATAAGGACGCTCAGAAACTGAAAGTGCCGCCGGAGGCACAGGTGGTGATGGCTACGGGCAATGCCCACAAGGTTCGGGAAGTGGAGGAGATTTTGCGTCCCTTGGTGCCGAGCCTGCACCCGGGGGGAATCGTCGCCTCAGGTACGCTGGGGGCTCCTGAACCACGCGAGGACGGTACCTCTTTTTCTGCCAACGCCCTGATTAAGGCGCGGGCCCTAGCCAGCCTGGTGGACGTGCCGATTCTGGCTGACGATTCCGGGTTGAGCGTGGACATTTTGGGCGGCGCCCCCGGAATTTTTTCGGCTCGATGGTGCGGACACCACGGGGACGACCGGGCCAACCTGGAACTGCTGTTGAACCAGCTGCAGGACATCGATGATGGCTATCGCACGGCGGCATTCATCTGTGCCGCGGTGCTGTTGGTCCCGGGAGGGGGAACATACCTGGGAAACGGGGTTATGGGTGGACGCTTAGTGCGGGAGCCGAAGGGCAAAAACGGTTTCGGATACGACCCGATTTTTATGGCGGACGGCCAGGATGTCACCAATGGCGAACTGAGCCAGGAGACCAAGAACACTATTTCGCACCGAGCCAAAGCCTTCATTCAGATAGCTCCACAGCTCGAAGCCATACTGGGAGTCCGCACCCGAATCACCCTGTGA